The DNA region ACCACCTGGGTGTGGGCCTGGTCAACCCTTCAGCGACGGGAAGTGCTCATACCCGCTCACGTCGCCTACTGGGACGCTCACGACGGACAACCTCGGTTCCTCTACGAGTCCTCAAACGGATGCGCGCTCGGCGGGTCGCTGCAGGAAGCTATCCTCTACGGCCTCTTCGAGGTCATCGAGCGCGACGCCTTCCTCCTCGCCTGGCACTCACGCACGCAGCTCCGTGAGGTCGACTGGCAGCACCTCCCGATTGCCGCGCACATCTCCGACCGGCTTCACGACCAGGACATGCGTCTGCGCGTCTTCGACATGACCTCGGAACTCGCCGTCCCGGCATCAATGGCCGTCATCGACGCCAGTCATGACGCCGTCGAGCGGGGAGATGCTCGTGCCCTCAATCTCGCCGCAGGCGCCCATCCGGTCCGTGACCGGTCCATCGCGACCGCCATCGAAGAAGCCGCGACGAATGCCCTCATGTTCCCGCATTGGGCGAAGACAGCCCCGGGCAAGTACGACGCGGCGCAGTTCCTGCCCATGGTGAACGACTTCACCAGGGTGAGGAACCTCGACGACCACACCGGACTTTTCGGCCTGAACGAGGCGCGTCCCCTCTGGTCGTTCCTGGACGGGCACGGAATCACGAAGGACACCCGACCGCACGAACTCGAGAACCCGGATCCGTCACGTGACGTGCGGGCCACGCTCCGCCTCCCGACCGAGCGCTTCGTCCTCGGGGAATACCTGGACGAGCTCATCGCCGTGTTCCACGCCAACGGCCTCGACGTCATCGTCGTCGACCAGACCAGCCCCGCATATGCGAGCTCCGTCGGAGTCCATACCGTCAAGGTCATCGTGCCCGGGACCGCCCCCATGACCTTCGGCCACCTCAACGACCGGACGAGAGGTAACGCTCGTGTGGCTCGCGGAGCGACGCTCCTTCAATCGTCTCTCGGTAGCGCCGGCGTGCTGTCTGACAACATCCCGCACCCGTTCCCATGACCGGAGTCGGTAGCGATGGTCGCGAACTCGAAGGCTTCTGGGACCAGTCATGGGGCAAGTCCGTTCGCCCCGTCGGCACAATGCTGACGGACCGTCGACGTGACGAGGCTCCCGAATACCGTGCCGCCTCTCCCGACACGAGCGTCCTCAAGGCCATCCAGAATGCTCGACCAGCGGACGTGGTCCGAATCGGGGCACCTGTGGAACGCGCCGCGGCGTGCCTCCACGAGGTCACCCGTATCCGCCGGCTCACCCCCGCGGAGGCGTACGTCGGCCACCGCTCGTACCCGTCCGCGCGCGGAATCGGCGCGACCACGGCGACGCTGCTTGAAGACGGATACCCAGGGCCGTCGGTCGTCTTGCATCCTGTGCCGGCAAGAGTCCCGTCCGCATATGGAAGCCTCCGAGAGCCGCTCGCACTCTTGGAGATGGGACACCAGGCGGCCAATCTGCAGCTCGTGGGAACCATCGCGGACCTCTCGCCGGCTCTGCTTCCGCCGGTTGAGGACTCATCGAAGCGCCCGCTGACACCGGCCCACGTGCGCTTCCGGGGACCTCGCCCGAGCACGGCCGGGCAGCAGCTCCACGAAGCGGCCACCGGTACCGAACTTCCCGTGTCCGTACTCTTCGATCGCCGCACCAGCAACCCCACGCCGGCTGCTCATATCGACCACGCTGACCTCAGTGCCGAGGCGATGGAACTCCGAGGCGTCGGGCAGCTCGCGCTCCTTGCTCTAGCGGAGCAGTGGCCGGTAGCAGCAGTCTCCTCCTTGCGGCTCGCGCGGAGGCCAAGATCGGAGGGCACTTCCCTCGACCTCATCTGGGTGGCTGACGTGCGTACGTGGGTGAGTCGCGGGATGTCCGTCAACACGCTCTACATCGCCGTCGGGTGGTTGTCGCAGTGGCTCTGCATGGCCGCGGCATCCCGAGACCTGGCCATCCGGCCGATGAAGGCGTTCGACGAGTCCGATCTCTCCTCGCTGCTCCATCTGGGGTCTGACGAGCAACCCCTCTACGTGCTCCGCGTCGAGCGCCGCGTGAGCTCCCCTCTCGAGAGGATCCTGAGATGACCGCATCCCCCCGCTGGCAGACGCTGGAGATCTACTTGCACCGAACCCGCGAGGAGGTCGACCGGGTCCTCGTCGACGTAGTCCAGCCGCTGCTCGATGAGCTCAGAGACGCGGGGGCGATCGACGAGTGGTACTTCCTCCGCTACTGGCACGACGGTCCACATCTCCGGGTCCGCGTGCTGAACGCCTTGCTGGTGGAGGGCATCCGTGCGACCCTGTCCTCTCGCATCACCCCAGGCGACACCGCATCCCCGGCCTTCTCGCCCGCGGACTTCTACGCCGGGTTCGCTCCGTCCCC from Clavibacter sp. A6099 includes:
- a CDS encoding TOMM precursor leader peptide-binding protein; amino-acid sequence: MTLTTPGVDSWPTDLTSFRSIHLPTSSGIGQIALLDTTLVIGPVASGRGASRTACGKCVTLWHADRNNAFDSHFAESPGVPDHLRAVADGLTALLVAEPERFVARTACLDITNGTLTWHHVHSHPLCSNCGWVSDDLPRSLPDELDRTETVDARSWRVRSFDRQVLRDALVDYKWGPLVHLSRDEKSPMALSTSEALHPGGHRAEGGYGRSLDFQTSEVPAVLEGLERTMSAAPLGRRVKVHGSFAELRDVAVDPADLGLHDPRRQAHEAFALDRYAPDLSTTWVWAWSTLQRREVLIPAHVAYWDAHDGQPRFLYESSNGCALGGSLQEAILYGLFEVIERDAFLLAWHSRTQLREVDWQHLPIAAHISDRLHDQDMRLRVFDMTSELAVPASMAVIDASHDAVERGDARALNLAAGAHPVRDRSIATAIEEAATNALMFPHWAKTAPGKYDAAQFLPMVNDFTRVRNLDDHTGLFGLNEARPLWSFLDGHGITKDTRPHELENPDPSRDVRATLRLPTERFVLGEYLDELIAVFHANGLDVIVVDQTSPAYASSVGVHTVKVIVPGTAPMTFGHLNDRTRGNARVARGATLLQSSLGSAGVLSDNIPHPFP